From Mucilaginibacter rubeus, a single genomic window includes:
- a CDS encoding response regulator, with product MLQIILIEDNLHYRRGLEQIIHDMSGVSLMGSYTNAESVLKKIDQLKPDIFIVDINLEGMSGIEFIRRAKPFLPNTEFLVCTINDDNTNIFESLKSGATGYMLKESSADEIRSAINEIAAGGSPMSAYISRRVIASFNTASAKPAVVSSENLTEREVEVLNHLARGLQYKEIADRLEISTGTVKKHIRNTYVKLQVQNKVEAINKFRAI from the coding sequence ATGCTCCAGATCATTTTAATAGAGGATAATTTACATTACCGGCGCGGACTGGAACAGATTATTCATGACATGAGCGGAGTAAGCTTGATGGGATCATATACCAATGCCGAATCCGTATTAAAAAAGATAGATCAGCTTAAACCGGATATTTTCATAGTTGACATCAATCTTGAGGGTATGTCTGGAATTGAATTTATACGACGGGCTAAACCTTTTCTGCCAAATACCGAATTTTTAGTGTGTACTATAAACGACGATAATACCAATATTTTTGAATCGTTAAAAAGCGGCGCGACCGGTTATATGCTCAAGGAATCATCGGCAGATGAGATCAGGAGCGCGATCAACGAGATAGCGGCGGGCGGTTCGCCCATGAGCGCCTATATCTCGCGCAGGGTGATAGCATCATTTAATACAGCATCGGCAAAGCCGGCTGTTGTTTCCTCCGAAAATCTTACAGAGCGTGAAGTTGAAGTCCTTAACCACCTGGCGCGTGGCCTGCAATACAAAGAAATTGCAGATCGCCTTGAAATTTCTACAGGTACGGTAAAAAAACATATCCGCAATACCTACGTTAAGCTGCAGGTACAAAACAAAGTGGAAGCCATTAATAAATTCAGGGCTATCTGA
- a CDS encoding outer membrane beta-barrel family protein has product MKNTTYYNSNLQTKEGSFALANLDYTHTFHDKSTLAAGMVYEHADLYGNTKNRNLHYPNTNDTIQYVYNPYKRPITGYRLKLDHSLPIGNGKLESGYQLRYDTQDGQFDYLVTPPTSQPDAAKFQGTLHAKNVINSVYSQYTGKSGQWEYNGGLRYEYATRSVTLSYDPTVHRLNLSNLFPSVLVQYNLSEGWKLKADYSRRINRTTNLELNPIPEREHSETQEEGDPDLLPEFIDQAELGLTHNFKSGTFFLTGYYQHIKNPIQRLNSVYADTMLNRVYTNAGAATQIGVEMGTNLQLKKWWSLYIGANAYNYHISGDIRILDQPFVVNNRRWAYSLNMNTAFQFSKTWSAQANFNYLSKRPTAQGEDSRYFIPNTSVKKTFINGRLAASLLWQNIGIFNAARQRITTSGTDFYTTTNYIYEINVLLINLSFNLNRFTSKLKLPNSELNDREF; this is encoded by the coding sequence ATTAAAAATACAACCTATTATAATTCCAACCTCCAAACAAAAGAGGGTAGCTTTGCCCTGGCCAACCTGGATTATACGCATACTTTTCATGATAAATCAACCCTGGCTGCGGGTATGGTTTATGAACACGCAGATCTTTACGGCAACACCAAAAACCGCAACCTGCACTATCCTAATACAAACGATACCATCCAATATGTATACAACCCTTACAAACGCCCTATCACGGGCTATCGCTTAAAGTTGGATCATAGCCTGCCCATAGGAAATGGCAAGCTGGAAAGCGGTTACCAGTTAAGGTATGATACGCAGGACGGACAATTTGATTATTTAGTTACACCTCCAACTTCGCAACCAGACGCGGCCAAGTTTCAGGGTACCCTACATGCCAAAAATGTTATCAACTCTGTTTATAGTCAGTACACAGGTAAATCGGGGCAATGGGAATATAACGGAGGCTTGCGGTATGAATATGCCACCCGGTCGGTTACCCTTTCCTATGATCCAACAGTACACCGGCTCAATTTGTCAAACCTGTTTCCATCCGTATTAGTACAGTATAATTTAAGCGAGGGTTGGAAGCTTAAGGCCGATTACAGCAGACGCATTAACCGTACCACCAACCTGGAGCTGAACCCTATCCCCGAGCGCGAACATTCGGAAACACAGGAAGAAGGCGACCCAGACCTGCTACCCGAGTTTATTGATCAGGCAGAACTGGGTTTGACACATAACTTTAAATCAGGCACGTTCTTTTTAACCGGCTATTACCAGCATATCAAAAACCCAATACAGCGCCTTAATAGTGTTTACGCAGATACCATGCTGAACCGGGTTTATACCAATGCAGGCGCAGCCACCCAAATAGGCGTAGAAATGGGTACTAACCTGCAACTCAAGAAATGGTGGAGCTTATACATAGGCGCCAACGCTTATAATTATCATATCAGCGGCGATATCCGTATTCTTGATCAGCCTTTTGTTGTTAACAACCGGCGCTGGGCCTATTCATTAAATATGAACACGGCTTTCCAGTTCAGTAAAACCTGGAGCGCGCAGGCTAATTTCAACTACCTGTCTAAACGCCCTACAGCCCAGGGCGAAGATTCCCGGTATTTTATTCCCAATACTTCGGTAAAGAAAACTTTTATAAACGGCCGCTTGGCAGCATCATTGCTCTGGCAAAATATCGGCATTTTTAACGCGGCCAGGCAACGGATCACCACTTCGGGTACCGACTTCTATACCACCACTAATTACATCTATGAAATCAATGTGTTATTGATCAACCTGAGTTTTAACCTCAACCGTTTTACCAGCAAGCTAAAATTACCTAACAGCGAATTGAACGACCGGGAGTTTTAA
- a CDS encoding amidohydrolase family protein produces the protein MRIVTIEEHVSFPEMSGFLPADILSKRRHSSAAAQMMPKLADISGERLASMDQCGISMQVLSVENTDVNLLDSTAAPYFATKYNNMLAEKISDHLGRFTAFAHLPMTAPMAAADELERTVNDLGFRGAMIRGLTNGEFLDAPKFAPIFEKAEKLDVPIYIHPGLPPQAVLDAYYSNVGGKTGAFEAIACWGWGWHSETAVHVLRLLAAGTFDKYPKLKVVIGHMGEMLPMMWVRSNRAFQPGSGGANQRTLDDTFREQLYITTSGFFTQPPLQLALDTIGIDNIILSVDYPFSSNQMGIDFLNEIQLPPDQVAKIAHQNADKLLGL, from the coding sequence TTTTTGCCTGCCGATATACTTAGTAAAAGACGACATTCGAGTGCCGCCGCACAGATGATGCCCAAGCTGGCCGATATCTCCGGCGAACGTTTAGCCTCAATGGACCAATGTGGTATTTCGATGCAGGTGCTTTCAGTCGAAAACACAGATGTGAATTTATTAGACAGTACTGCGGCACCATATTTTGCCACAAAATACAATAATATGCTGGCCGAAAAGATCAGTGATCACCTCGGGCGTTTTACTGCATTTGCCCACCTGCCGATGACCGCGCCAATGGCTGCCGCAGATGAGTTGGAACGCACGGTAAACGATTTAGGTTTCCGAGGTGCCATGATCAGAGGCCTTACCAACGGCGAGTTTCTGGATGCGCCTAAATTTGCACCAATATTTGAAAAAGCCGAAAAACTTGACGTTCCAATCTACATTCATCCGGGACTGCCGCCGCAAGCAGTACTGGACGCATACTATAGTAATGTTGGCGGTAAAACAGGAGCGTTTGAGGCAATAGCTTGCTGGGGATGGGGCTGGCATTCTGAAACGGCAGTCCACGTACTTAGGCTTTTAGCAGCAGGTACATTTGATAAGTATCCGAAGCTAAAGGTTGTCATTGGCCACATGGGCGAAATGCTGCCTATGATGTGGGTGCGGTCAAACCGGGCATTTCAACCTGGTAGTGGGGGCGCAAATCAACGTACGCTGGATGATACTTTTCGTGAGCAGTTGTATATAACCACAAGCGGCTTTTTTACGCAGCCACCATTGCAACTGGCCCTGGATACCATCGGTATCGACAACATTATCCTGTCGGTAGATTACCCTTTTAGCAGTAACCAGATGGGTATTGATTTCTTGAATGAAATACAACTTCCGCCCGATCAGGTAGCAAAAATTGCACACCAAAATGCCGACAAGCTTCTTGGGCTTTAA
- a CDS encoding TonB-dependent receptor: MKQLFAFFLLCSPVLLLAQTAQLKGRVLDSQNHHPIEYTSVAMIHSGDSVLVAGTVTKANGVFEFGKIAAGTYRLKIAFIGYRDIIKTDIRLTQGQQLNLGDVLLQPASKLLNEVNVRGQQVNAVNKIDRQVYRAGQFEAARGGSAIDVIKNLPSVSVNGEGNISMRGSESFMVLVNGKPVITDAQTVLSQIPANSIANIEVITSPSAKYDPDGRGGILNIITKKGTTDGITLATNVQGGLPSTGDFGNTRKPLRFGADATLNYRKGKWDISVGGNYNRNDNAGYREGDVYTKNFAAGTITRFPSTGERSFKKYNYAGRASINFTADAANVFSGGLFLDQLTRIVLPISSITTLHQT, encoded by the coding sequence ATGAAACAACTTTTTGCTTTTTTTCTGCTTTGCAGCCCGGTACTCCTTCTCGCACAAACCGCCCAGCTAAAAGGCAGGGTATTGGATAGTCAAAATCATCATCCAATAGAATATACGAGCGTTGCCATGATCCATTCCGGCGATTCGGTCTTGGTGGCGGGCACGGTTACCAAAGCCAACGGCGTATTCGAATTCGGCAAAATAGCAGCCGGAACTTATCGCTTAAAAATTGCATTTATCGGCTACCGTGACATAATCAAAACAGATATCCGCCTAACTCAAGGCCAGCAACTCAATCTCGGCGACGTGCTTTTACAACCGGCCAGTAAACTGCTGAACGAAGTAAATGTGAGGGGACAGCAGGTAAATGCTGTTAATAAAATTGACAGGCAGGTTTACAGAGCCGGTCAGTTTGAGGCCGCCCGCGGTGGCTCGGCTATTGATGTGATCAAAAACCTGCCATCGGTATCTGTTAATGGCGAAGGGAACATCAGCATGCGAGGTTCAGAAAGCTTTATGGTGCTTGTAAATGGCAAACCAGTTATTACCGATGCGCAAACCGTGCTTTCGCAAATACCCGCTAATTCGATAGCGAATATTGAAGTAATTACCTCGCCATCGGCTAAATACGATCCCGACGGGCGGGGTGGCATTCTCAATATCATCACAAAAAAAGGCACTACAGATGGCATAACACTGGCAACCAACGTACAGGGTGGTTTACCCAGTACCGGCGATTTCGGTAATACGCGTAAACCTTTACGATTTGGGGCCGATGCCACCCTGAATTACCGCAAAGGCAAATGGGATATTTCGGTAGGTGGTAACTATAACCGCAACGACAATGCCGGGTATCGCGAAGGTGATGTTTACACCAAAAACTTTGCTGCAGGCACTATCACCCGCTTCCCTTCAACCGGAGAACGCAGTTTCAAAAAGTACAATTATGCCGGTCGCGCGTCCATCAACTTCACGGCAGATGCGGCCAATGTTTTCTCGGGAGGTCTGTTCCTGGACCAACTTACCAGGATCGTGTTGCCGATCTCCTCTATCACAACACTACATCAAACCTGA
- the xrtY gene encoding exosortase Y: protein MTPLYSFIILTYNEEQHLPRLLASIRDLNAPVFILDSGSEDNTINIAQNAGAVILQHPFENHPKQWDFALKNFDIKTPWVICLDADQEVTPELQQKLRDFKDEDHQDIDGIYFNRKNYFKGQWIKHGGYYPFYLLKMIRYGKGYSDLNENMDHRFIVPGKTEVWKDGHILEENLKENQISFWIAKHNRYSDLLANEEVERIQKLRTQTLNPTLFGSPDERTAWLKNLWWQLPRYVRPLIYFTYRMIFQLGILEGRTGVIFHFLQGFWFRLIVDVKIDELIKGPQKKEDKKYAMVSPFKFAFSFLFLFVIFYYFNILFYGATSPGNHYYPFLADNLNYIQSLRWFLLSCSTQILNWLGFTAIHNGTQLLVAGKGSIEVVYSCLGLGLMSFFAAFVISYPKSLKQKIIFLVSGVLVIQSLNIIRFVLLALFWSKKANRIVDHHTIFNIIIYIIIMISLYVWIAKHDQVKSQGD, encoded by the coding sequence TTGACACCTTTATATTCCTTCATCATTTTAACCTATAACGAGGAGCAGCATCTGCCCCGTTTGCTGGCATCCATCAGAGATTTAAACGCCCCTGTTTTTATCTTAGACTCCGGCAGTGAAGATAATACCATCAATATAGCGCAAAATGCAGGGGCTGTTATTTTACAACATCCATTCGAAAATCATCCTAAACAATGGGATTTCGCGCTTAAAAATTTCGATATTAAAACGCCATGGGTCATTTGCCTGGATGCCGACCAGGAAGTAACGCCCGAGCTTCAACAAAAACTTCGTGATTTCAAAGATGAAGACCACCAGGATATTGATGGCATTTACTTTAACCGTAAAAATTACTTTAAGGGGCAATGGATAAAACATGGAGGCTATTATCCTTTTTACCTGTTAAAAATGATCCGCTACGGCAAAGGGTATTCAGACCTTAATGAAAACATGGACCACCGCTTCATTGTACCGGGCAAAACCGAAGTTTGGAAGGATGGGCACATTTTGGAAGAAAACCTAAAAGAAAATCAAATCAGTTTTTGGATAGCCAAACACAACCGCTACAGCGATTTACTGGCGAATGAAGAGGTGGAACGCATACAAAAATTGAGGACACAAACACTCAATCCAACTTTATTTGGCTCGCCCGATGAACGTACCGCCTGGCTAAAAAATTTGTGGTGGCAACTACCTCGCTATGTGAGACCCCTGATTTATTTTACCTATAGGATGATTTTTCAGTTGGGTATTTTAGAAGGGCGAACCGGTGTAATATTCCATTTTTTACAGGGCTTTTGGTTCAGGTTAATTGTGGATGTAAAAATTGACGAGCTTATTAAAGGTCCGCAGAAGAAAGAAGATAAAAAATACGCAATGGTTTCGCCTTTCAAATTCGCGTTTAGTTTCCTGTTTTTGTTTGTGATATTTTATTATTTCAACATCCTGTTTTATGGTGCTACCAGCCCGGGCAATCATTATTATCCTTTCCTGGCCGATAACCTCAATTACATTCAGAGTTTACGTTGGTTTTTATTGAGCTGCAGCACGCAAATCCTAAACTGGCTGGGCTTTACAGCTATACATAACGGTACTCAGCTATTGGTGGCTGGTAAAGGTTCTATCGAGGTGGTCTATTCCTGCCTGGGGTTAGGGTTAATGAGTTTTTTTGCCGCCTTTGTGATTTCTTATCCTAAATCATTAAAGCAAAAGATCATTTTCCTCGTATCCGGGGTCTTGGTTATTCAGTCCTTAAATATTATACGCTTTGTGCTCTTGGCTTTGTTTTGGAGCAAAAAAGCCAACCGGATTGTTGATCATCACACTATTTTTAACATCATCATATACATTATCATCATGATCAGCCTGTATGTTTGGATTGCCAAACACGACCAGGTCAAAAGTCAGGGTGATTAG
- a CDS encoding ATP-binding protein produces MPLKSSFFKFLVITLFLFPWRVYADTPYQVVYLKNYNATEGLLSSRVNYIMQDSRGFIWIATDKGVSRFDGQHFKNFTSADGLESNECFRIAEDNYHRIFFYCSNYKVCYYENGLIRKLNSSQKVLVLPFANFFFNRYNELCVNYRLTTKVYHFDELKSKRHTLRHLSGYIYGSDGEEIILSENDLDMLEKELSEGQLNYETANNNTRPYRLAIEQNHLLLITKDWVHVYQYERSGIIPLEKFSFTGNVTSVYLTGKHTFAVTTVKQGTYIIDYITGERRNYLNNHITTSTLIDRENNLWFGSYDKGFFLSTNPEVKVIDQESGLANEDALKLGIAGGYLFAGHVLSTLSYIKLDANPRPPLGTISLNQNRSDFNRITNLLTIPGNRLLIGTDNGIFGLDVSKNNPSSWHPENYFFGPIKGIEQRPDTVYFISQNAVVALSKQFKRIKGYRFKPVRMTSLAWFDNKLLIGSLYGLYRLKPTTNDIYYVRLLANKGINAVKCLAANDKAYAVGTEAQGLFLFAGERTIQFNSPLISSGDIRRLVWTDANTLWACTANGVSVISFSNNYHDYKVSLINTSNGLPSDNVADVVKYGLNYYIATDRGIAVTQNLGNRHLPKPVLINDGAPGAQNNFTYGQPVVFNCVALSYKSMGKIQYRFRLKGVDKNWSVAPTGEKRFDLLPPGNYELEAVAADRFNQLSSSLIFQFTVMPLWYQQVWLQALAVISAIVIVFLLVRKYYLSIIGLQKKDYENELALQRERQRISSEVHDDLGASISGIKLRTELLSRKVADQPDFQEIDGIHEAITDISTQMRLIIWSLDPENDEVSNLANFIHKQAIKIFEFSNVSFHENTSVGETVTIISGEKRRQIYLLVKEVLNNIVKHSKARNAYLTINLYKERLHISIRDDGRGFDPDIRKHETMGLRNIHARAKRLNAELKIDTAPGKGTSVSIKLSL; encoded by the coding sequence ATGCCGCTAAAAAGCTCTTTTTTTAAATTCTTAGTAATAACGTTGTTTTTATTCCCGTGGCGGGTATATGCCGATACGCCCTACCAGGTAGTTTACCTTAAAAACTACAACGCTACGGAGGGCTTGCTCAGTTCGAGGGTTAATTATATCATGCAGGACAGCCGGGGCTTTATCTGGATAGCCACAGATAAAGGCGTAAGCAGGTTTGATGGTCAGCATTTCAAAAATTTCACATCGGCCGATGGCCTGGAAAGCAATGAATGTTTCCGGATAGCGGAAGACAACTACCACCGGATTTTTTTTTACTGCAGTAACTATAAGGTTTGTTACTATGAAAACGGACTTATACGTAAGCTTAACTCATCTCAAAAGGTACTTGTATTACCTTTTGCCAATTTCTTTTTTAACCGTTATAATGAGCTTTGTGTAAATTACAGGCTAACTACTAAAGTATATCACTTTGACGAGCTAAAATCAAAAAGGCATACCCTCCGACACCTAAGCGGGTATATTTATGGCTCGGACGGAGAAGAGATTATCCTATCTGAAAATGACCTCGATATGCTTGAAAAAGAGCTTTCAGAGGGCCAGTTAAATTATGAAACAGCTAATAACAATACCAGGCCTTATAGATTAGCTATTGAACAAAATCACCTGTTATTAATAACTAAAGACTGGGTGCATGTTTATCAGTATGAAAGAAGCGGGATCATTCCTCTTGAGAAATTCTCCTTTACCGGTAACGTGACCTCAGTTTATCTCACCGGGAAACACACCTTTGCCGTTACCACGGTAAAGCAAGGCACATATATTATAGACTATATCACCGGCGAACGAAGAAACTATCTGAATAATCATATCACTACCTCAACCCTTATCGACAGAGAAAATAATTTATGGTTTGGTAGTTATGATAAAGGCTTTTTTTTAAGTACCAACCCCGAAGTAAAAGTTATTGATCAGGAAAGCGGCCTTGCAAATGAAGATGCTTTAAAATTGGGCATCGCGGGAGGCTACCTTTTTGCCGGGCATGTTTTAAGCACGCTGAGTTATATAAAACTTGACGCTAATCCGAGGCCGCCGCTAGGCACTATATCCTTAAATCAAAACCGGTCGGACTTTAACCGGATCACCAATCTGCTTACCATTCCGGGTAACAGGCTCCTTATTGGCACAGATAACGGCATATTCGGATTAGATGTTTCCAAAAATAACCCGTCATCATGGCACCCCGAAAATTATTTTTTCGGCCCAATAAAAGGAATTGAGCAGCGGCCTGATACAGTGTATTTTATTTCACAAAACGCAGTTGTTGCATTGTCAAAGCAGTTCAAACGTATAAAAGGTTACAGATTTAAACCAGTACGCATGACATCCCTTGCCTGGTTTGACAACAAGCTGCTGATAGGTTCACTTTACGGGTTGTATCGGTTAAAGCCAACCACTAATGATATTTATTATGTGCGGTTATTAGCCAATAAAGGGATAAATGCTGTTAAATGCCTGGCCGCAAATGATAAGGCATATGCAGTAGGTACCGAAGCCCAGGGCTTATTTTTATTTGCCGGGGAAAGAACGATTCAATTTAACTCGCCTTTGATCTCTTCGGGCGATATCCGTAGACTGGTATGGACGGATGCTAACACCTTGTGGGCTTGTACGGCAAATGGGGTAAGTGTTATTAGCTTCAGTAACAATTATCACGATTACAAGGTAAGCCTGATCAATACCAGTAACGGGCTTCCGTCAGATAACGTGGCCGATGTAGTAAAATACGGTCTTAATTATTATATAGCGACAGACAGGGGCATAGCAGTTACTCAAAACCTGGGGAACAGGCACCTGCCCAAACCAGTACTGATTAATGACGGGGCGCCCGGAGCTCAAAATAATTTTACTTACGGCCAGCCGGTTGTGTTTAATTGCGTTGCCTTATCCTACAAAAGCATGGGCAAAATACAATACCGGTTCAGGCTAAAGGGTGTTGATAAAAATTGGAGTGTTGCACCTACCGGTGAAAAACGGTTTGACCTGTTGCCTCCGGGAAACTATGAGCTGGAAGCAGTGGCGGCCGACCGTTTCAACCAATTGAGCTCCTCGCTTATTTTTCAGTTTACCGTGATGCCTTTATGGTATCAGCAGGTATGGCTCCAGGCCCTGGCTGTTATCAGCGCGATAGTTATAGTGTTTTTGCTGGTACGTAAATACTATCTGTCTATTATCGGCTTACAAAAAAAGGATTATGAAAACGAGCTTGCCCTGCAACGGGAACGTCAGCGGATTAGTAGTGAAGTACATGACGATTTGGGGGCAAGTATCTCAGGTATTAAGTTACGAACCGAGCTGTTGAGCCGGAAGGTAGCCGATCAGCCCGACTTTCAGGAAATAGATGGCATTCATGAGGCTATTACGGATATATCTACCCAGATGAGGCTGATTATCTGGAGCCTTGACCCGGAAAACGATGAGGTAAGTAACCTGGCCAACTTTATTCATAAGCAAGCTATTAAGATATTTGAATTCAGTAATGTAAGCTTTCATGAAAATACCTCGGTTGGGGAAACTGTAACTATTATCAGTGGCGAGAAGAGGCGGCAGATATACCTGCTTGTGAAAGAAGTTTTAAATAATATTGTTAAGCATTCCAAGGCGCGAAACGCCTATTTGACAATCAACCTTTATAAGGAACGGCTGCATATCAGCATCCGTGATGATGGCCGCGGTTTTGATCCGGATATTCGTAAGCATGAAACCATGGGGCTCCGTAACATTCATGCGCGTGCAAAAAGGTTAAATGCAGAGTTGAAAATTGATACGGCCCCCGGAAAAGGTACATCCGTAAGCATTAAACTAAGCCTTTAA
- a CDS encoding AraC family transcriptional regulator, with the protein MSILPFKSKIGQEQILKISPFKEVIKPTVPHKHAGYFELIVLSDGAGEHVIDDITYEINPPMIFFLKPGQTHCWNFTRIPKGYVVLFKEELLDAQLLALVYQLNILIDVQDSRAYMQLLALFHEEYAQTQTEVPVLMAYMRLLLEKTAALSGKDPKPPANALYYQFKSLLHITDAGAKNVKDYADELNISTHQLIQVCREANGKTPSMMLTERLLLEAKTLLSATDHPIKEIAHVLHFTDTSHFVKFFKTNTNLTPGAYRELSQSRH; encoded by the coding sequence ATGAGCATATTACCGTTTAAATCAAAGATTGGCCAGGAGCAGATTTTAAAGATCAGTCCTTTTAAGGAAGTGATTAAACCTACCGTGCCGCACAAACACGCCGGGTATTTTGAGCTGATTGTTTTGAGCGACGGGGCAGGCGAACACGTAATAGATGATATTACATACGAGATAAACCCGCCCATGATATTTTTCCTGAAACCAGGGCAAACGCATTGCTGGAATTTTACCCGGATCCCCAAAGGTTATGTGGTATTGTTTAAGGAGGAGTTGTTGGACGCGCAGCTACTGGCACTGGTTTACCAGCTGAATATACTGATAGATGTGCAGGACAGCCGCGCTTATATGCAGTTACTGGCCTTATTTCATGAAGAATACGCGCAAACCCAAACAGAGGTCCCGGTACTAATGGCTTATATGCGCCTGCTCCTGGAAAAAACCGCCGCACTTTCTGGCAAGGACCCAAAGCCGCCCGCAAACGCTTTATATTACCAGTTCAAAAGCCTGTTGCATATTACTGATGCAGGGGCAAAAAATGTGAAAGATTATGCAGATGAGTTGAATATCTCCACACATCAGCTCATCCAGGTTTGCCGCGAAGCTAACGGCAAAACCCCGTCGATGATGCTGACTGAACGCCTGCTGCTTGAGGCCAAAACCTTGTTATCAGCCACCGATCACCCGATCAAAGAGATTGCGCATGTATTGCATTTCACCGATACCTCCCACTTTGTTAAGTTTTTTAAAACCAATACTAACCTTACCCCGGGGGCATACCGCGAATTATCACAGTCCAGGCACTAA